Genomic segment of Phycisphaerae bacterium:
CTCGCGGCGGGCGTGAAGGTCAGCCAAATCAGTAATCTTTCCAATGATATGGCGAGGGCACTGGGAGTCGGCGCGGTCCGCGTAGTGGCGCCGCTTCCGGGCAAGCATACGATAGGAATTGAGGTTCCGAACAACGAGAAAGAAAAAGTCCGCATTAAAGACCTGATGCAATCGGCTGGGGACAGGCCGAGAGATATGGAGATACCGCTATTCCTGGGCAAGGATTCATCCGGAGAAGCGCTTGTTTCAGACCTGACGAGTATGCCACATCTGCTTATCGCGGGGACAACAGGCTCGGGCAAAAGCGTATGCATCAACAGCATTATCGCAGGGATACTGCTGACGAAACGGCCTGACGAAGTGAAGATGATATTGATAGACCCGAAGATGGTCGAGATGACGGCGTTTAATACTATACCGCATTTGATGAGCCCGATAGTGATTGAGACACAGCGCGCGGTGCAGATACTCGAATGGGCGACGGTGAAGATGGACGAGAGGTATGCGCTTTTCGCCGAGGCGAGGGTGAAGAACATCGCAGAGTATAACCGCCTCGGGGCCGAGGAGATTAACAAGCGATTCATGCCTGACAGCACCGAAGAGGAAGAGAAGATTGCAAAGAAGCTGCCTTATATCGTGATAATAATCGACGAGCTCGCGGATTTGATGATGACCGCCGCCAAGGAGATAGAAGCATATATAGTCCGTCTTGCACAGAAGAGCCGGGCGGTCGGCATTCATATCGTATTGGCGACGCAGCGTCCACAGGCGACGGTGGTGACAGGTTTGATAAAATCGAATATGCCAACGAGGATAGGATTCCGAGTCGCGGCGAGATTGGACAGCCGAATAGTGCTGGACCAAAACGGCGCGGAGGCGCTGCTCGGCCAAGGCGATATGCTGTTTTTGAAGCCCGGCTCAAGCGAGCTGGTGCGTGCGCAGGGGACGTTTATGGACGATGCGGAAATTCAGCGTATCGTCAAGTACCTAAAGGAAGTAGCTGAACCGCAGTTCCATCCGGAGCTTACGGAGCTAGGGCGGATAGATACTTCGGAGATGGCCAGAGATGAGCTGTTTGACGAGGCGGTACGGATTATTTTAGAGAGCCATCGCGGGAGTGTGTCACTGCTGCAGCGCAAACTCAGCATCGGCTACGCGCGTGCTTCGCGGATTATAGAGATGATGGCGAGCGCGGGCATCCTGGGCGAATACAAAGGCAGCCAGGCGAGAGAAGTACTGATGACGCTGAAAGATTATGAGAGGCTGCGAGAGAAGATGGAGGCGGAAGCAGAGGAA
This window contains:
- a CDS encoding DNA translocase FtsK 4TM domain-containing protein — encoded protein: MKEKKNSYGSTRLTTGEAALECLGIAVALVLLCSCISFNIGDWPSRYVWPTNTPPANWCGMIGAFCAYYLLYYVGPGVFVILISAICLLGARLARRTVDQGILRTIGLLLVTAAASSSFYLLLPHGVFSFPMGSGGVLGVGAAEFLRSHFALLGTFILITATWVVGVVLLADTFLTAIFGGVGFVFGRMIGVASPMLSMARHQSQALGEIWQKLSERQRQLSEEAEEETSFESYIEEEEAEETTAAVETREPKQLRLSLPVTHKPAKAYVPTSYDDYRLPPMELLCEPERTFASIQEKVIKAKASALEKLLTEFNVNAHVVAADTGPVITMFELELAAGVKVSQISNLSNDMARALGVGAVRVVAPLPGKHTIGIEVPNNEKEKVRIKDLMQSAGDRPRDMEIPLFLGKDSSGEALVSDLTSMPHLLIAGTTGSGKSVCINSIIAGILLTKRPDEVKMILIDPKMVEMTAFNTIPHLMSPIVIETQRAVQILEWATVKMDERYALFAEARVKNIAEYNRLGAEEINKRFMPDSTEEEEKIAKKLPYIVIIIDELADLMMTAAKEIEAYIVRLAQKSRAVGIHIVLATQRPQATVVTGLIKSNMPTRIGFRVAARLDSRIVLDQNGAEALLGQGDMLFLKPGSSELVRAQGTFMDDAEIQRIVKYLKEVAEPQFHPELTELGRIDTSEMARDELFDEAVRIILESHRGSVSLLQRKLSIGYARASRIIEMMASAGILGEYKGSQAREVLMTLKDYERLREKMEAEAEEAEDSDDEDEDSSGPNYVSEGQRGYVAIDNDAE